The Prionailurus bengalensis isolate Pbe53 chromosome A3, Fcat_Pben_1.1_paternal_pri, whole genome shotgun sequence genome includes a window with the following:
- the PCED1A gene encoding PC-esterase domain-containing protein 1A produces the protein MVFCLDNERPRLPLRSAMVHFQASEVQQLLHNKFVVILGDSIQRSVYKDLVLLLQRDSLLTAAQLKAKGELSFEQDQLVAGGQLGELHNGTQYREVRQFCSGSGHHLVRFYFLTRVYSEYLEGVLEELTYGPAPDLVIINSCLWDLSRYGRCSMESYRENLERVFVRMDQVLPDSCLLVWNMAMPLGERVTGGFLLPELQPLAGSLRRDVVEGNFYSATLAGDHCFDVLDLHFHFRHAVQHRHRDGVHWDQHAHRHLSHLLLTHVADAWGVELPQRDYPSDPWIEDWPEPDHPFQGSHGQPPDFGEQLCLPPPQPSPLPPPIPFPYPIPQPSPPPLFPPLPQDTPFFPGQPFPAHEFFSYNSTEDFSMSPHLGCGPGVNFVPGPLPPPVPGPVPHGQHRGPVVHRGMPRCAPSSPYHVPRMGGPCRQRLRHSDRLIHTNKLDRQPPAHSGTWPG, from the exons ATGGTCTTCTGTCTGGACAACGAGCGGCCACGCCTCCCGCTGCGAAGCGCCATGGTCCACTTCCAGGCCTCAGAAGTCCAGCAGCTGCTACACAACAAGTTCGTGGTCATCTTGGGGGACTCAA TCCAGCGGTCTGTGTACAAGGACCTAGTGCTCTTGCTCCAGAGGGACTCCCTGCTCACAGCTGCTCAGCTGAAAGCCAAG ggggagcTGAGCTTTGAACAGGACCAACTGGTGGCTGGGGGTCAGCTGGGCGAACTGCACAACGGGACACAGTACCGGGAGGTCCGCCAGTTCTGCTCGGGTTCTGGCCACCACCTTGTGCGCTTCTACTTCCTCACCCGCGTTTACTCCGAGTACCTCGAGGGCGTCCTGGAGGAGCTGACATACGGGCCTGCCCCGGACCTGGTGATCATCAACTCCTGCCTCTGGGATCTCTCCAG GTATGGCCGCTGCTCAATGGAGAGCTACCGAGAGAACCTGGAGCGGGTGTTTGTGCGCATGGACCAGGTGTTGCCAGACTCTTGCCTGCTGGTGTGGAACATGGCAATGCCCTTGGGGGAGCGCGTCACTGGGGGTTTCCTTCTGCCAGAG CTCCAGCCCCTGGCAGGGTCTCTGCGGCGGGATGTGGTTGAAGGGAACTTCTACAGCGCAACGCTGGCCGGGGACCACTGCTTTGATGTCCTGGACCTCCACTTTCATTTCCGGCATGCGGTACAGCACCGTCACCGAGACGGTGTCCACTGGGACCAGCATGCCCACCGCCACCTCTCACACTTGCTTTTGACCCACGTGGCCGACGCCTGGGGTGTGGAGCTGCCCCAGCGTGACTATCCTTCTG ACCCATGGATTGAGGACTGGCCAGAGCCGGATCATCCGTTCCAGGGGAGCCATGGGCAGCCCCCAGACTTCGGGGAGCAGCTGTgtttgcccccaccccagccttctcctctgccccctcccatacCTTTCCCCTACCCCATTCCTCAGCCCTCGCCGCCTCCCCTGtttccacccctgccccaggacaCCCCCTTTTTCCCAGGCCAGCCCTTCCCAGCCCATGAATTCTTCAGTTATAATTCAACAGAAGACTTCTCGATGTCACCCCACTTAG GATGTGGCCCTGGAGTGAATTTTGTGCCTGGCCCCCTGCCACCTCCAGTCCCTGGCCCTGTCCCCCATGGCCAGCACCGGGGCCCAGTGGTCCACCGGGGGATGCCACGCTGTGCTCCCAGCAGCCCCTACCATGTGCCGAGGATGGGGGGGCCCTGCAGACAGCGGCTCAGACACTCAGACAGACTGATCCACACAAACAAACTGGACAGACAGCCTCCTGCCCATTCGGGGACATGGCCTGGGTAG
- the VPS16 gene encoding vacuolar protein sorting-associated protein 16 homolog isoform X2, giving the protein MDCYTANWNPLGDSAFYRKYELYSMDWDLKEELRDCLVAAAPYGGPIALLRNPWRKEKAASVRPVLEIYSASGLPLASLLWKSGPVVSLGWSAEEELLCVQEDGGVLVYGLHGDFRRHFSMGNEVLQNRVLDARIFHTEFGSGVAILTGAHRFTLSANVSDLKLRRMPEVPGLQGAPTCWTALCQDRVAHILLAVGPDLYLLDQSACSAVTPFGLAPGVSSFLQMAVSFTYRHLALFTDTGYIWMGTASLKEKLCEFNCNIRAPPKQMVWCSRPRSKERAVVVAWERRLMVVGDAPESIQFVLDEDSYLVPELDGVRIFSRSTHEFLHEVPVASEEIFKIASMAPGALLLEAQKEYEKESQKADEYLREIQELGQLTQAVQQCIEAAGHEHRPDMQKSLLRAASFGKCFLDRFPPDSFVRMCQDLRVLNAIRDYHIGIPLTYSQYKQLTIQVLLDRLVLRRLYPLAIQICEYLRLPEVQGVSRILAHWACYKVQQKDVSDEDVARAINQKLGDTPGVSYSDIAARAYGCGRTELAIKLLEYEPRSGEQVPLLLKMKRSKLALSKAIESGDTDLVFTVLLHLKNELNRGDFFMTLRNQPMALSLYRQFCKHQELETLKDLYNQDDNHQELGSFHIRASYAAEERIEGRVAALQTAADAFYKAKNEFAAKATEDQMRLLRLQRRLEDELGGRFLDLSLHDTVTTLILGGHNKRAEQLARDFRIPDKRLWWLKLTALADLEDWEELEKFSKSKKSPIGYLPFVEICMKQHNKYEAKKYASRVGPEQKVKALLLVGCVI; this is encoded by the exons ATGGACTGCTACACGGCGAACTGGAACCCGCTCGGGGACTCTGCCTTTTACCG GAAATATGAGCTGTACAGCATGGACTGGGACCTGAAGGAGGAACTCAGGGATTGCCTGGTAGCTGCTGCGCCCTACGGGGGCCCCATTG CACTGTTGAGGAACCCGTGGCGGAAGGAGAAGGCTGCCAGCGTACGCCCAGTGCTTGAGATCTATTCTGCTTCCGGCCTGCCTCTGGCCAGTCTGCTG tGGAAGAGTGGGCCCGTGGTGTCCCTAGGCTGGTCAGCTGAAGAGGAGCTGCTCTGCGTGCAGGAGGATGGTGGAGTGCTGGTGTATGGGCTTCACGGTGACTTCCGGAGACACTTCAGCATGGGCAAT gAGGTGCTCCAGAACCGGGTTCTGGATGCCCGGATCTTCCATACTGAGTTTGGTTCAGGGGTGGCCATCCTCACCGGGGCCCACCGCTTTACTCTCAGTGCCAATGTCAGTGACCTCAAACTCCGCCGGATGCCAGAGGTGCCAG GTCTGCAGGGTGCACCTACGTGCTGGACCGCCCTCTGCCAGGACCGAGTTGCACACATTCTTCTGGCTGTGGGGCCTGATCTTTACCTCCTGGACCAGTCCGCCTGCTCCGCAGTG ACACCTTTTGGCCTGGCGCCAGGAGTGAGCAGCTTCCTGCAGATGGCCGTCTCCTTCACCTACCGACACCTGGCACTCTTCACAGACACAGGCTACATCTGGATGGGGACAGCATCACTCAAG GAGAAGCTGTGTGAGTTCAACTGTAATATCCGGGCCCCCCCGAAGCAGATGGTCTG GTGCAGCCGCCCTCGCAGCAAAGAGAGGGCCGTTGTGGTGGCCTGGGAGAGGCGGCTAATGGTGGTGGGTGATGCGCCCGAGAGCATCCA GTTTGTGCTGGACGAAGACTCCTATTTGGTTCCTGAGCTGGATGGGGTCCGCATCTTCTCTCGTAGCACCCACGAGTTCCTACATGAGGTTCCAG TGGCCAGCGAGGAGATCTTCAAAATTGCCTCGATGGCCCCTGGAGCGCTGTTGTTGGAGGCCCAGAAAGAGTATGAG aaagaGAGCCAGAAGGCAGATGAGTACCTACGGGAGATCCAGGAGCTGGGGCAGCTGACCCAGGCCGTGCAGCAGTGCATCGAGGCCGCGGGACATGAGCACCGGCCAGACATGCAGAAGAGCCTGCTCAGG GCGGCCTCCTTTGGGAAGTGTTTCCTCGACAGATTTCCACCTGACAGCTTCGTGCGCATGTGTCAGGACCTGCGTGTGCTCAATGCCATTCGGGACTATCACATCGGGATCCCCCTCACTTATAGCCA ATATAAGCAGCTCACCATCCAGGTGCTGCTGGACAG GCTTGTGTTGCGGAGGCTTTACCCCCTGGCGATCCAGATTTGTGAGTACCTGCGCCTTCCTGAAGTGCAGGGCGTCAGCAGGATCCTGGCCCACTGGGCCTGCTACAAG GTGCAACAGAAGGACGTGTCCGACGAGGATGTTGCTCGGGCCATTAACCAGAAGCTGGGGGATACGCCTGGCGTCTCTTACTCTGACATTGCTGCGCGGGCCTATGGCTGTGGCCGCACAGAGCTGGCCATCAAG CTGCTGGAGTATGAGCCACGCTCTGGGGAGCAGGTACCCCTTCTCCTAAAGATGAAGAGGAGCAAACTGGCGCTGAGCAAGGCCATTGAGAGTGGGGACACTGATCTGG TGTTCACGGTGTTGCTGCACCTGAAAAATGAGCTAAATCGAGGAGATTTTTTCATGACTCTTCGGAACCAGCCCATGGCCCTGAGTTTGTACCGACAG TTCTGTAAACATCAGGAGCTAGAGACGCTGAAGGACCTCTACAATCAGGATGACAACCACCAGGAGCTGGGCAGCTTCCACATCCGAGCCAGCTATGCTGCAGAGGAG CGTATCGAGGGGCGGGTTGCAGCTTTGCAGACAGCAGCTGACGCCTTCTACAAAGCCAAGAACGAGTTCGCAGCCAAG GCCACAGAGGATCAAATGAGGCTCCTACGGCTGCAGCGACGCCTAGAAGATGAGTTGGGGGGCCGGTTCCTGGACTTGTCTCTACACGACACGGTCACTACCCTCATCCTTGGAGGCCACAACAAGCGAGCAGAGCAGCTGGCACGTGACTTCCGCATTCCTGACAAGAG GCTCTGGTGGCTGAAGCTGACTGCCCTGGCCGATCTGGAAGACTGGGAGGAGCTAGAGAAGTTttcaaaaagcaagaaatcaCCCATTGGCTACCTG CCCTTTGTTGAGATCTGCATGAAGCAACACAACAAATATGAGGCCAAGAAGTATGCCTCCCGTGTGGGTCCGGAGCAGAAGGTCAAGGCCTTGCTTCTCGTTGGGTGTGTCATCTGA
- the VPS16 gene encoding vacuolar protein sorting-associated protein 16 homolog isoform X1: MDCYTANWNPLGDSAFYRKYELYSMDWDLKEELRDCLVAAAPYGGPIALLRNPWRKEKAASVRPVLEIYSASGLPLASLLWKSGPVVSLGWSAEEELLCVQEDGGVLVYGLHGDFRRHFSMGNEVLQNRVLDARIFHTEFGSGVAILTGAHRFTLSANVSDLKLRRMPEVPGLQGAPTCWTALCQDRVAHILLAVGPDLYLLDQSACSAVTPFGLAPGVSSFLQMAVSFTYRHLALFTDTGYIWMGTASLKEKLCEFNCNIRAPPKQMVWCSRPRSKERAVVVAWERRLMVVGDAPESIQFVLDEDSYLVPELDGVRIFSRSTHEFLHEVPVASEEIFKIASMAPGALLLEAQKEYEKESQKADEYLREIQELGQLTQAVQQCIEAAGHEHRPDMQKSLLRAASFGKCFLDRFPPDSFVRMCQDLRVLNAIRDYHIGIPLTYSQYKQLTIQVLLDRLVLRRLYPLAIQICEYLRLPEVQGVSRILAHWACYKVQQKDVSDEDVARAINQKLGDTPGVSYSDIAARAYGCGRTELAIKLLEYEPRSGEQVPLLLKMKRSKLALSKAIESGDTDLVFTVLLHLKNELNRGDFFMTLRNQPMALSLYRQFCKHQELETLKDLYNQDDNHQELGSFHIRASYAAEERIEGRVAALQTAADAFYKAKNEFAAKATEDQMRLLRLQRRLEDELGGRFLDLSLHDTVTTLILGGHNKRAEQLARDFRIPDKRLWWLKLTALADLEDWEELEKFSKSKKSPIGYLPFVEICMKQHNKYEAKKYASRVGPEQKVKALLLVGDVAQAADVAIEHRNEAELSLVLSHCTGATDGATADKIQRARAQAQKK; encoded by the exons ATGGACTGCTACACGGCGAACTGGAACCCGCTCGGGGACTCTGCCTTTTACCG GAAATATGAGCTGTACAGCATGGACTGGGACCTGAAGGAGGAACTCAGGGATTGCCTGGTAGCTGCTGCGCCCTACGGGGGCCCCATTG CACTGTTGAGGAACCCGTGGCGGAAGGAGAAGGCTGCCAGCGTACGCCCAGTGCTTGAGATCTATTCTGCTTCCGGCCTGCCTCTGGCCAGTCTGCTG tGGAAGAGTGGGCCCGTGGTGTCCCTAGGCTGGTCAGCTGAAGAGGAGCTGCTCTGCGTGCAGGAGGATGGTGGAGTGCTGGTGTATGGGCTTCACGGTGACTTCCGGAGACACTTCAGCATGGGCAAT gAGGTGCTCCAGAACCGGGTTCTGGATGCCCGGATCTTCCATACTGAGTTTGGTTCAGGGGTGGCCATCCTCACCGGGGCCCACCGCTTTACTCTCAGTGCCAATGTCAGTGACCTCAAACTCCGCCGGATGCCAGAGGTGCCAG GTCTGCAGGGTGCACCTACGTGCTGGACCGCCCTCTGCCAGGACCGAGTTGCACACATTCTTCTGGCTGTGGGGCCTGATCTTTACCTCCTGGACCAGTCCGCCTGCTCCGCAGTG ACACCTTTTGGCCTGGCGCCAGGAGTGAGCAGCTTCCTGCAGATGGCCGTCTCCTTCACCTACCGACACCTGGCACTCTTCACAGACACAGGCTACATCTGGATGGGGACAGCATCACTCAAG GAGAAGCTGTGTGAGTTCAACTGTAATATCCGGGCCCCCCCGAAGCAGATGGTCTG GTGCAGCCGCCCTCGCAGCAAAGAGAGGGCCGTTGTGGTGGCCTGGGAGAGGCGGCTAATGGTGGTGGGTGATGCGCCCGAGAGCATCCA GTTTGTGCTGGACGAAGACTCCTATTTGGTTCCTGAGCTGGATGGGGTCCGCATCTTCTCTCGTAGCACCCACGAGTTCCTACATGAGGTTCCAG TGGCCAGCGAGGAGATCTTCAAAATTGCCTCGATGGCCCCTGGAGCGCTGTTGTTGGAGGCCCAGAAAGAGTATGAG aaagaGAGCCAGAAGGCAGATGAGTACCTACGGGAGATCCAGGAGCTGGGGCAGCTGACCCAGGCCGTGCAGCAGTGCATCGAGGCCGCGGGACATGAGCACCGGCCAGACATGCAGAAGAGCCTGCTCAGG GCGGCCTCCTTTGGGAAGTGTTTCCTCGACAGATTTCCACCTGACAGCTTCGTGCGCATGTGTCAGGACCTGCGTGTGCTCAATGCCATTCGGGACTATCACATCGGGATCCCCCTCACTTATAGCCA ATATAAGCAGCTCACCATCCAGGTGCTGCTGGACAG GCTTGTGTTGCGGAGGCTTTACCCCCTGGCGATCCAGATTTGTGAGTACCTGCGCCTTCCTGAAGTGCAGGGCGTCAGCAGGATCCTGGCCCACTGGGCCTGCTACAAG GTGCAACAGAAGGACGTGTCCGACGAGGATGTTGCTCGGGCCATTAACCAGAAGCTGGGGGATACGCCTGGCGTCTCTTACTCTGACATTGCTGCGCGGGCCTATGGCTGTGGCCGCACAGAGCTGGCCATCAAG CTGCTGGAGTATGAGCCACGCTCTGGGGAGCAGGTACCCCTTCTCCTAAAGATGAAGAGGAGCAAACTGGCGCTGAGCAAGGCCATTGAGAGTGGGGACACTGATCTGG TGTTCACGGTGTTGCTGCACCTGAAAAATGAGCTAAATCGAGGAGATTTTTTCATGACTCTTCGGAACCAGCCCATGGCCCTGAGTTTGTACCGACAG TTCTGTAAACATCAGGAGCTAGAGACGCTGAAGGACCTCTACAATCAGGATGACAACCACCAGGAGCTGGGCAGCTTCCACATCCGAGCCAGCTATGCTGCAGAGGAG CGTATCGAGGGGCGGGTTGCAGCTTTGCAGACAGCAGCTGACGCCTTCTACAAAGCCAAGAACGAGTTCGCAGCCAAG GCCACAGAGGATCAAATGAGGCTCCTACGGCTGCAGCGACGCCTAGAAGATGAGTTGGGGGGCCGGTTCCTGGACTTGTCTCTACACGACACGGTCACTACCCTCATCCTTGGAGGCCACAACAAGCGAGCAGAGCAGCTGGCACGTGACTTCCGCATTCCTGACAAGAG GCTCTGGTGGCTGAAGCTGACTGCCCTGGCCGATCTGGAAGACTGGGAGGAGCTAGAGAAGTTttcaaaaagcaagaaatcaCCCATTGGCTACCTG CCCTTTGTTGAGATCTGCATGAAGCAACACAACAAATATGAGGCCAAGAAGTATGCCTCCCGTGTGGGTCCGGAGCAGAAGGTCAAGGCCTTGCTTCTCGTTGG GGATGTGGCTCAGGCCGCAGATGTGGCCATCGAGCACAGGAATGAAGCAGAGCTGAGCCTTGTATTATCCCACTGCACTGGAGCCACAGATGGGGCCACGGCCGACAAAATTCAGCGGGCTAGGGCACAAGCCCAGAAGAAGTGA